The following coding sequences are from one Gammaproteobacteria bacterium window:
- the mazG gene encoding nucleoside triphosphate pyrophosphohydrolase: MKTLDTTDGTHPDETAPPAEGGAGSVERLLTIMARLRDPGGGCPWDIEQTFASVAPYTIEEAYEVADAIAQGDLEGLRDELGDLLFQVVFHSRMAEEVGRFKFEDVARGACEKMERRHPHVFGKARVASAREQTVAWEEHKAAERGARGARGTPSELDGVSLALPALVRAQKLQRRAARVGFDWPDVEGALAKLEEELEELQSARRAGEPPERVEAELGDLLFTCVNVGRHLGVDAEGALRRANGRFEARFRLLEVLLDRRPGQASPAELDVAWEQAKAEEGGERSGAPGTHSSSSSKESGGGVPS, translated from the coding sequence ATGAAAACCCTCGACACAACGGACGGGACCCACCCGGACGAAACGGCGCCCCCTGCGGAGGGGGGCGCAGGCTCGGTGGAGCGCCTGCTGACGATCATGGCTCGGCTTCGCGATCCGGGGGGGGGCTGCCCCTGGGACATCGAGCAGACCTTCGCCAGCGTGGCCCCCTACACCATCGAGGAGGCTTACGAGGTCGCAGACGCCATCGCGCAGGGCGACCTCGAGGGCCTGCGGGACGAGTTGGGCGACCTGCTCTTTCAGGTGGTGTTCCACTCGCGCATGGCTGAGGAGGTGGGGCGGTTCAAGTTCGAGGACGTCGCCCGCGGCGCCTGCGAGAAGATGGAGCGCCGGCACCCGCACGTCTTTGGCAAGGCTCGGGTCGCCTCGGCGCGGGAGCAGACGGTTGCCTGGGAGGAGCACAAGGCGGCGGAGCGGGGGGCTCGGGGCGCCAGGGGCACCCCGAGCGAGCTGGACGGCGTGAGCCTGGCGCTGCCGGCCCTCGTTCGCGCGCAGAAGCTGCAACGACGCGCCGCCCGGGTCGGGTTCGACTGGCCCGACGTGGAGGGGGCGCTCGCCAAGCTGGAGGAGGAGTTGGAGGAGTTGCAGAGTGCTCGCCGGGCCGGAGAGCCACCCGAGCGGGTCGAGGCCGAGCTCGGAGACCTCCTGTTCACCTGCGTGAACGTCGGCAGGCACCTGGGCGTCGACGCCGAGGGGGCGCTCCGGCGCGCCAACGGTCGATTCGAAGCCCGATTCCGGCTTCTCGAGGTCCTGCTGGACAGGAGGCCTGGACAGGCGAGCCCCGCCGAGCTCGACGTCGCCTGGGAGCAGGCGAAGGCGGAGGAGGGCGGCGAGCGCTCAGGCGCCCCCGGCACTCACTCCTCGTCGTCCTCGAAGGAGAGCGGCGGCGGGGTCCCGTCGTAG
- a CDS encoding transglycosylase SLT domain-containing protein produces the protein MAVLTLTAHGPPASGLAQADFAAEDGASVSRQRTVFLRAEEALRSRDGPLYRSLRARLSDYPLAPYLDYSEVRQDLSATDPGSVHDFLARHGDTPLADALARDWLRLASERGDAPEVLRTYRPTSDPDLRCRYLSALRQSGAGDALGEMREVWLVGRRLPDSCVPVVEAWRAAGGLTDELVRARVVLAMGAGQTELALELSRTLPPREAETVTAWVALRADPTALAATDALAEDRADTRRIVVDVLDRWARRDPNGAAGAWEMLRTRYAFSPEDIASVRVAIGRALVRKDDARALDWLTTTELPSGDGQAQEAAVLSALRLGRWASALDWLQRMPTPGRDSDRWRYWKARALAETGDTAGAGAGFADLASEWSVYGFLASDWLGREYSLLSVPVPAAPGDVARAEVLPGVERARELRALGRSPDARREWTRLLREQPAELLPALAVVAHRWGWHDQAIATLGRAREYRDLEIRFPLAHRGSVTAHAEANGVDPAWAYGVLRQESAFWADARSPAGALGLMQLLPSTAREVARRLKVRVEEATLLDSDVNIRLGTAYLGRLRERLGGHLALATAAYNAGPQRVRSWLPLGQELPTDLWMESLPFPETRSYVQKVLAYTVVYRSRLGLTAERLSDRLPAVRPLPVPASGP, from the coding sequence GTGGCGGTCCTCACCCTGACTGCGCACGGGCCGCCCGCCTCTGGCCTCGCGCAGGCCGACTTCGCGGCCGAGGACGGCGCGAGCGTCTCCCGGCAGCGCACCGTATTCCTGCGGGCCGAGGAAGCCCTGCGAAGCCGCGACGGACCGCTCTACCGGAGTCTGCGGGCCCGGCTTTCCGACTACCCTCTGGCCCCGTACCTGGATTACTCCGAGGTCCGTCAGGACCTCTCGGCCACCGACCCGGGCAGTGTCCACGATTTCCTCGCCCGCCACGGCGACACACCCCTCGCCGACGCCCTCGCGCGAGATTGGCTGCGTCTCGCCTCGGAGCGGGGAGACGCCCCCGAGGTGCTGCGCACCTATCGCCCGACGAGCGACCCCGACCTTCGTTGCCGCTATCTTTCGGCCCTGCGCCAGAGCGGCGCGGGGGACGCCCTCGGCGAGATGCGCGAGGTCTGGCTCGTGGGCCGCCGACTCCCGGATTCCTGCGTCCCCGTCGTGGAGGCCTGGCGCGCGGCCGGGGGACTGACCGACGAGCTCGTGCGCGCCCGAGTCGTCCTGGCGATGGGCGCCGGACAGACCGAGCTCGCCCTGGAGCTCTCCCGGACCTTGCCTCCCCGCGAGGCCGAGACCGTCACGGCCTGGGTAGCCCTGCGCGCGGACCCCACGGCGCTCGCCGCCACCGACGCCCTCGCCGAGGACCGGGCGGACACAAGACGCATCGTCGTCGACGTCCTCGATCGCTGGGCGCGGCGCGACCCCAACGGCGCGGCCGGCGCGTGGGAGATGCTGCGGACCCGATACGCGTTCTCCCCGGAGGACATCGCCAGCGTCCGGGTGGCCATTGGCCGGGCGCTCGTCCGCAAGGACGACGCCCGCGCCCTCGACTGGCTGACGACCACCGAGCTGCCCTCCGGCGACGGACAGGCTCAGGAGGCGGCGGTCCTGAGCGCCCTGCGCCTCGGGCGCTGGGCGAGCGCGCTCGACTGGCTCCAGCGCATGCCCACCCCGGGGCGCGACTCCGACCGGTGGCGCTACTGGAAGGCGCGTGCCCTGGCCGAAACGGGCGACACCGCGGGCGCTGGCGCCGGCTTTGCCGACCTCGCATCCGAATGGAGCGTCTACGGCTTCCTCGCCTCCGATTGGCTCGGCCGGGAGTACTCACTCCTCAGCGTGCCCGTGCCCGCGGCGCCCGGGGACGTCGCTCGCGCCGAGGTGCTGCCCGGGGTCGAGCGCGCCCGCGAGTTGAGGGCGCTGGGGCGTTCCCCCGACGCGCGGCGGGAGTGGACCCGCCTGCTGCGCGAGCAGCCCGCCGAGCTGCTCCCCGCACTCGCCGTCGTGGCCCACCGTTGGGGGTGGCACGACCAGGCCATCGCCACCCTCGGCCGGGCCCGCGAGTACCGCGACCTCGAGATCCGTTTCCCCCTCGCGCACCGGGGGTCCGTGACGGCGCACGCCGAGGCCAACGGCGTCGACCCGGCCTGGGCCTACGGCGTGCTGCGCCAGGAAAGCGCCTTCTGGGCCGATGCACGCTCTCCGGCCGGCGCGCTCGGCCTGATGCAGCTTCTGCCCTCCACCGCCCGCGAGGTCGCCCGGCGACTCAAGGTCCGGGTCGAGGAAGCGACCCTCCTCGACTCGGACGTCAACATCCGACTGGGGACGGCCTACCTGGGGCGGCTCCGGGAGCGCCTGGGCGGCCACCTGGCGCTCGCCACCGCGGCGTACAACGCGGGGCCCCAGCGGGTGCGCAGCTGGCTGCCCCTCGGCCAGGAGCTCCCGACCGACCTCTGGATGGAATCGCTCCCGTTCCCCGAGACCCGTTCCTACGTACAGAAGGTCCTTGCCTACACGGTCGTCTACCGCAGCCGACTCGGGCTGACCGCCGAGCGTCTGAGCGACCGGCTCCCCGCCGTTCGTCCCCTGCCGGTTCCGGCCTCCGGACCCTGA
- the trxA gene encoding thioredoxin, giving the protein MVATVELTRENFKDTIDNNSLVLVDFWAEWCGPCRMFAPTYEDVSERYPDAVFGKVNTEMQRELAQMFGIRSIPTLMIFRDQIIIFSQPGALPSSALEDVVQKAQALDMDMVREQIAKQQASKDA; this is encoded by the coding sequence ATCGTGGCTACCGTCGAGCTCACTCGCGAGAACTTCAAGGACACCATCGACAACAACAGCCTGGTCCTCGTGGACTTCTGGGCCGAGTGGTGCGGTCCCTGCCGCATGTTCGCCCCTACCTACGAAGACGTCTCCGAGCGGTATCCCGACGCGGTCTTCGGCAAGGTGAACACCGAGATGCAGCGCGAGCTCGCGCAGATGTTCGGGATCCGGTCCATTCCCACGCTCATGATCTTCCGCGACCAGATCATCATCTTCTCGCAGCCCGGGGCGCTTCCCAGTTCGGCCCTGGAGGACGTGGTCCAGAAGGCGCAGGCCCTGGACATGGACATGGTTCGCGAGCAGATCGCCAAGCAGCAGGCCAGCAAGGACGCCTGA
- a CDS encoding NUDIX hydrolase, which produces MPVSRRSLYHGRIVDFGIESIAQPDGRTLEIEVVRHPGGAAVVALDGSGRICLLRQFRAPLEDWLWELPAGKIDPPEPPEDTARRELEEEAGLRAGTWRSLGAIVTCPGFCDEVLHLYLATDLQPAPSRPEDDEFIEVHWWPLERAAEQARSGGLSDGKTVVAVLRAQALLAAAR; this is translated from the coding sequence TTGCCGGTATCCCGCCGCAGCCTGTACCACGGGCGAATCGTCGACTTCGGCATCGAGTCCATCGCGCAACCGGACGGACGCACCCTCGAAATCGAGGTCGTGCGCCATCCCGGGGGCGCAGCCGTGGTCGCGCTGGACGGCAGCGGGCGCATCTGCCTGCTGCGGCAATTCCGGGCGCCGCTCGAAGACTGGCTCTGGGAGCTCCCGGCCGGGAAAATCGATCCTCCGGAACCTCCGGAGGACACGGCGCGGCGGGAACTGGAGGAGGAAGCCGGACTCCGGGCGGGAACGTGGCGTTCCCTGGGCGCCATCGTCACGTGTCCGGGGTTCTGTGACGAGGTCCTGCACCTCTATCTCGCTACGGACCTGCAGCCTGCCCCATCCCGTCCGGAAGACGACGAATTCATCGAAGTGCACTGGTGGCCGCTCGAACGCGCCGCCGAGCAAGCGCGGAGCGGCGGTCTGAGCGACGGCAAGACGGTGGTGGCGGTGCTGCGGGCGCAGGCCCTGCTGGCAGCGGCGCGCTGA
- a CDS encoding 2,3-bisphosphoglycerate-independent phosphoglycerate mutase, with translation MSSAHGAPRRPVLLVIMDGFGANPGKRNNAVIEASTPRFDDLFSRHPHTVLEASGLAVGLPDGQMGNSEVGHMILGCGGIVRQDLVLIDEMIADRTFYEDPVLLAAVGRAAEQGRPLHLTGLVSDGGVHSHLNHLLALVELCRGKGVQPLVHMVTDGRDTPPQSALAYLPELEAALNAAGGAVATVSGRYYAMDRDHRWDRTRKAWLAMVQGEGRSAASARAAIEAAYAEGETDEFILPTVIDGGVPLLPGDEVVFFNFRKDRPRQMAEALFRPHFEHFDRGGFEPVRITCMMEYDPTYGLPVAFEHDRPKITLAEILSQAGLRQMHCAETEKAAHVTYFFNGGEGEPHPGEDRVVIPSPKVATYDLQPEMSAREVADTVIQAIGTGVYAFIVVNFANGDMVGHTAVREAILKAVETLDREVGRVIETGIAAGYSVILTADHGNCDEMVDPVTGTPQTQHSVYPVPCLIVDSTPWRLRTGGGISGIAPTVLQLLGLPKPAAMTAESLLLQPVRL, from the coding sequence ATGTCCAGCGCCCACGGAGCACCCCGCCGTCCGGTCCTGCTCGTCATCATGGACGGCTTTGGCGCGAATCCGGGCAAGCGCAACAACGCGGTCATCGAGGCGTCCACCCCCCGTTTCGACGACCTCTTCAGCCGCCACCCGCACACCGTGCTCGAGGCCTCGGGCCTCGCGGTGGGGCTGCCGGACGGGCAGATGGGAAACTCCGAGGTCGGTCACATGATCCTCGGGTGTGGCGGCATCGTCCGCCAGGACCTCGTCCTGATCGACGAGATGATCGCGGACCGCACCTTCTACGAGGACCCGGTTCTGCTCGCGGCGGTGGGCCGAGCGGCGGAGCAGGGCCGGCCCTTGCACCTGACGGGCCTCGTCTCCGACGGTGGCGTCCACAGCCACCTCAACCACCTGCTCGCCCTGGTCGAGTTGTGCCGGGGGAAGGGGGTGCAGCCGCTCGTACACATGGTGACCGACGGACGGGACACTCCTCCCCAGTCGGCGCTCGCCTATCTCCCGGAGCTCGAGGCCGCCCTGAACGCGGCGGGCGGTGCCGTAGCCACGGTGTCGGGGCGTTACTACGCCATGGACCGCGACCACCGCTGGGACCGCACCCGGAAGGCGTGGCTCGCGATGGTGCAGGGGGAGGGGAGGTCGGCAGCCTCCGCGCGAGCCGCCATCGAGGCCGCCTACGCCGAGGGCGAGACGGACGAATTCATCCTGCCGACGGTCATCGACGGCGGGGTGCCCCTGCTCCCCGGGGACGAGGTGGTCTTCTTCAACTTCCGCAAGGACCGCCCCCGGCAGATGGCCGAAGCGCTGTTCAGGCCGCACTTCGAGCACTTCGACCGGGGCGGGTTCGAGCCGGTGCGCATCACCTGCATGATGGAGTACGACCCCACCTACGGGTTGCCCGTCGCCTTCGAGCACGACCGGCCAAAGATCACGCTCGCCGAGATCCTGAGCCAGGCGGGGTTGAGGCAGATGCACTGCGCGGAGACCGAGAAGGCGGCGCACGTCACCTATTTCTTCAACGGCGGGGAGGGTGAGCCGCACCCGGGGGAGGACCGCGTCGTCATCCCTTCCCCCAAGGTCGCCACCTACGACCTGCAGCCGGAGATGAGCGCCCGGGAGGTGGCCGACACGGTCATCCAGGCGATTGGAACCGGCGTCTATGCGTTCATCGTCGTGAATTTCGCGAACGGGGACATGGTCGGCCACACGGCCGTGCGCGAGGCGATCCTGAAGGCCGTGGAGACCCTCGACCGGGAGGTGGGGCGGGTCATCGAAACGGGAATCGCCGCCGGGTATTCGGTCATCCTGACCGCGGACCACGGGAACTGCGACGAGATGGTCGACCCCGTGACGGGCACGCCGCAGACGCAGCACTCGGTCTACCCGGTACCCTGCCTCATCGTGGACAGCACCCCCTGGCGGTTGCGTACGGGGGGCGGTATCTCCGGGATCGCGCCGACGGTCCTGCAGTTGCTCGGTCTTCCCAAGCCTGCGGCGATGACGGCGGAGTCGCTGTTGCTCCAGCCCGTGCGCCTGTAG
- a CDS encoding thioredoxin family protein, with protein MARTASTMLDLGTPAPDFRLPDALGNPYALDDFAASPALLVVFMCNHCPYVKHIRSALADFAREYVGRGLAMVGVNANDVRSHPDDRPAKMAEEVRSAGYVFPYLYDESQAVAKAYRAACTPDFFLFDRERKLAYRGQFDDSRPGNGIPITGKDLRAAVDALLSGRPVTSDQKPSLGCNIKWKAGNEPDYFG; from the coding sequence ATGGCCCGCACAGCCTCCACCATGCTCGACCTCGGGACGCCGGCGCCGGACTTCCGGCTGCCCGACGCCCTCGGGAATCCGTACGCGCTCGACGACTTTGCGGCCTCTCCCGCCCTCCTCGTGGTGTTCATGTGCAACCACTGCCCCTACGTGAAGCACATCCGCTCGGCTCTCGCCGACTTCGCGCGGGAATACGTGGGCCGAGGGCTTGCTATGGTCGGCGTCAACGCCAACGACGTGAGGAGCCACCCGGACGACCGCCCCGCGAAGATGGCCGAGGAGGTGCGGTCTGCGGGCTACGTCTTTCCCTACCTCTACGACGAGAGCCAGGCCGTGGCGAAGGCCTACCGTGCCGCCTGCACGCCCGACTTCTTCCTCTTCGACCGGGAGCGCAAACTGGCGTACCGGGGACAATTCGACGACAGTCGGCCCGGAAACGGCATTCCGATCACGGGGAAGGACCTGCGGGCCGCCGTGGACGCCCTGCTCTCGGGCCGCCCGGTCACCTCGGACCAGAAGCCGAGCCTCGGCTGCAACATCAAATGGAAGGCGGGCAACGAGCCCGACTATTTCGGCTGA
- a CDS encoding DUF3365 domain-containing protein, producing MKKTLLALVTAALVATPAFADDVQARLEASRAASKQLLEVLRDEMQAAVQSGGAKAGVEVCHEKAQALTRKIAEERGWRVARTSQKVRNEKNAPDAWEAKVLEDFAQRKAKGESLENMEYHAVVEEGGKKTFRYMKALPMGGVCSNCHGPVLKPDVIKKLDEYYPKDKARGFQVGDLRGAFTISQPM from the coding sequence ATGAAGAAGACCCTGCTGGCCCTGGTGACCGCTGCGCTGGTGGCCACTCCTGCCTTTGCCGACGATGTCCAGGCCCGTCTGGAGGCAAGCCGGGCGGCCTCGAAACAGCTCCTCGAGGTGCTTCGCGACGAGATGCAGGCCGCTGTCCAGTCCGGTGGCGCCAAGGCAGGCGTCGAGGTCTGCCACGAGAAGGCCCAGGCCCTGACCCGGAAGATCGCCGAGGAGCGTGGCTGGCGTGTGGCCCGCACCAGCCAGAAGGTCCGCAACGAGAAGAACGCCCCGGACGCGTGGGAGGCCAAGGTCCTGGAGGACTTCGCACAGCGCAAGGCCAAGGGCGAGTCGCTCGAGAACATGGAGTATCACGCCGTGGTCGAGGAAGGTGGCAAGAAGACCTTCCGTTACATGAAGGCGCTCCCGATGGGCGGGGTCTGCTCCAACTGTCACGGCCCCGTGCTGAAGCCGGACGTCATCAAGAAGCTCGACGAGTACTACCCCAAGGACAAGGCCCGCGGGTTCCAGGTCGGGGACCTGCGCGGCGCCTTCACCATCAGCCAGCCGATGTAG
- a CDS encoding DUF302 domain-containing protein: MRKMLLGVVLAVFSVGAAMAAGPQMNIGETVVKKAIADNISMDDAVESMKLRANTLNLKMVSHQPMYKELEALGIKSRRVEIYQFCDAGIGWEMIEYQMDFAAYMPCRISLVEDANGKGWLIMVNMDFFIGAANLPPELKKKAMKIRDDLNEVIQAGAAGDL, from the coding sequence ATGCGAAAGATGCTGCTGGGGGTGGTACTCGCCGTCTTTTCCGTGGGCGCCGCGATGGCCGCGGGGCCGCAGATGAACATCGGCGAAACCGTGGTCAAGAAGGCCATTGCGGACAACATCTCCATGGACGACGCCGTGGAGTCCATGAAGCTGCGCGCCAACACGCTCAACCTGAAGATGGTGAGCCACCAGCCCATGTACAAGGAGCTGGAGGCACTCGGGATCAAGAGCCGGCGGGTGGAGATCTACCAGTTCTGCGACGCCGGGATCGGCTGGGAGATGATCGAGTACCAGATGGACTTCGCGGCCTACATGCCCTGCCGCATCTCGCTCGTCGAGGATGCGAACGGGAAGGGTTGGCTCATCATGGTCAACATGGACTTCTTCATCGGTGCGGCGAATCTTCCCCCTGAGCTGAAAAAGAAGGCGATGAAGATCCGCGACGACCTGAACGAGGTCATTCAGGCCGGGGCAGCGGGCGACCTGTAG
- a CDS encoding outer membrane protein transport protein produces MGQASAVAAAVAAAIAMAAEGAAAASFGLVEHGVSGLGNAYSGGAAIAEDPTTVFFNPAGMTRLSGTRASFAVNYIKPSIQFKNQGSNLAGRFPISGGDAGDGGDGVWVPNAYLTHAVSDRVTLGLGIDVPFGLVTDYSDEWVGRYHAVKSDLKTINVNPSIAVKLDHGLSVGAGVSALYTDVTLTSMVDVGALAMSRRFPGATPGAYDAKVKISGDDWSFGYSLGLLYELSEQTRFGMSYRKWFKPKPEGDAKFDYAANTPAPLAASGYSDHTEDASAEVSLPDSLSVSAYHALTPEWAVMADVTWTNWSRTKSIPIELETTSSELHLDYKDSWRYGLGLTYTPSGGPFTWRVGVASDEEPIRSSEKRGPRLPANDRIWLALGANYRVTDKVSVDFGYAHLFVDDAKINNTNEYGHTLKGDYDLKVDIVGLQLNWQM; encoded by the coding sequence ATGGGACAGGCATCAGCCGTGGCGGCCGCCGTTGCCGCCGCTATCGCCATGGCCGCAGAAGGCGCGGCTGCCGCGAGCTTCGGGCTGGTCGAGCACGGGGTGAGCGGGCTCGGCAACGCGTATTCCGGAGGCGCCGCCATCGCCGAGGACCCGACCACCGTCTTCTTCAATCCGGCAGGCATGACGCGTCTTTCCGGCACCCGGGCGAGCTTCGCCGTCAACTACATCAAGCCGTCCATCCAGTTCAAGAACCAGGGCAGCAACCTGGCCGGCCGCTTCCCCATCAGCGGGGGCGACGCGGGGGACGGGGGCGACGGGGTCTGGGTGCCCAACGCCTACCTGACGCACGCCGTGAGCGACCGGGTGACGCTCGGTCTCGGCATCGACGTCCCCTTTGGTCTCGTGACGGACTACAGCGACGAGTGGGTTGGGCGGTACCACGCGGTCAAGTCCGACCTCAAGACCATCAACGTGAATCCCTCGATTGCCGTGAAACTGGACCACGGGCTTTCGGTCGGCGCGGGGGTGAGCGCCCTCTACACCGACGTGACGCTCACCAGCATGGTCGATGTCGGTGCACTGGCGATGAGCAGACGCTTCCCTGGAGCAACGCCCGGGGCCTACGACGCCAAGGTGAAGATCTCCGGTGACGACTGGAGCTTCGGCTACAGTCTGGGCCTGCTCTACGAACTCAGCGAACAGACCCGTTTCGGCATGTCCTACCGCAAGTGGTTCAAGCCGAAGCCCGAAGGGGATGCCAAATTCGACTACGCCGCGAACACCCCGGCCCCGTTGGCCGCGTCGGGGTATTCCGACCATACGGAAGACGCCAGCGCGGAGGTCTCGCTCCCGGATTCCCTCTCCGTCAGCGCGTACCACGCCCTGACCCCCGAGTGGGCGGTGATGGCCGACGTCACCTGGACGAACTGGAGCCGGACCAAGTCCATCCCGATCGAGCTCGAGACCACCTCGAGCGAGCTTCACCTCGATTACAAGGACTCCTGGCGCTACGGCCTCGGGCTCACCTACACACCCAGCGGGGGTCCCTTCACCTGGCGTGTGGGCGTCGCCTCGGACGAGGAGCCCATCCGGAGCAGCGAGAAGCGCGGCCCCCGTCTGCCCGCAAACGACCGCATCTGGCTTGCCTTGGGGGCGAACTATCGCGTGACCGACAAGGTGAGCGTGGACTTCGGGTACGCGCACCTCTTCGTGGACGACGCGAAGATCAACAACACGAACGAATACGGGCACACCCTGAAGGGTGACTACGACCTCAAGGTCGACATCGTGGGCCTGCAGCTGAACTGGCAGATGTGA
- a CDS encoding long-chain fatty acid--CoA ligase yields MSVWTKDVIGPGVAQTLDGLFRERVHRTPETLAYRSFDRGSSQWRDLTWSEVAREVGRWQVVLGQEGLHPGDRVALALRNSPEWVIFDQAALGLGLVTVPLYVDDRPDNVAHILKDSGARLLLVQDAAAWRRLAPHLAEAAALQRVLLLSEGRSSEGSSPDERVAELSQRLPGETQPLAVRDGDPDALASIVYTSGTTGRPKGVMLSHRNISSVAQAATQVIDIHREDVFLSFLPLSHMLERTGGYYLPLITGSTVAFSRSVQQLAEDLEQVRPTALIAVPRIFERFYARIQQQLEKGSPLRRRLFQSTVNVGWRRFEVQQRRASWSPSLLLWPLLRRLVAEKVLARMGGRLRIAVSGGAALPAPVARLFVGLGLPVLQGYGLTETSPVVSVNTLNFNDPASVGPPLPGIELRLGEDSELLVRGPGVMRGYWGDEQATRQVLTRDRWLHTGDKVALREGRIYITGRLKDILVLSNGENVPPVDMEVAITLDDLFDQAMVVGEGRAFLSAVLVLNAEEWGRLAEKLDLDPAAPESLEDPRVASAAQARVDRQVRGFPGYAKIRRLVLSTEAWTVDNGLLTPTMKVRRSRVVERFQERIDKVYEEGPTRARRRVA; encoded by the coding sequence ATGTCCGTTTGGACGAAGGATGTCATCGGGCCCGGTGTAGCCCAGACTCTGGACGGCCTGTTCCGGGAGCGTGTGCACCGCACCCCGGAGACGCTCGCGTACCGGTCCTTCGACCGGGGGAGCTCGCAGTGGCGTGACCTCACCTGGAGCGAGGTCGCGCGCGAGGTCGGGCGCTGGCAGGTGGTGCTCGGGCAGGAGGGGTTACACCCCGGTGACCGGGTGGCCCTCGCCCTCAGGAACTCCCCCGAGTGGGTGATCTTCGACCAGGCGGCCCTCGGTCTCGGGCTCGTCACGGTGCCACTCTATGTGGACGACCGGCCCGACAACGTCGCGCACATCCTGAAAGACTCCGGCGCGCGCCTGCTGTTGGTGCAGGACGCGGCGGCGTGGCGCCGCCTGGCGCCGCACCTCGCGGAGGCCGCGGCGCTGCAGCGGGTGTTGCTGCTCTCCGAGGGGCGTTCCAGCGAAGGTTCGTCCCCCGACGAGCGTGTCGCCGAGTTGAGCCAGCGCTTGCCCGGGGAGACGCAACCCCTTGCCGTCCGGGACGGAGACCCGGACGCCCTGGCCTCCATCGTCTACACCTCGGGCACCACGGGGCGGCCGAAGGGCGTGATGCTGAGCCACCGCAACATCTCCTCCGTGGCCCAGGCCGCGACGCAGGTCATCGACATCCATCGGGAAGACGTCTTCCTGTCCTTCCTGCCGCTCTCCCACATGCTGGAGCGGACGGGGGGGTACTACCTGCCCCTCATCACCGGCTCGACCGTGGCCTTCAGCCGCTCGGTCCAGCAGTTGGCGGAGGACCTGGAGCAGGTGCGGCCGACGGCGCTGATCGCCGTGCCGCGCATCTTCGAGCGCTTCTACGCCCGAATCCAGCAGCAGTTGGAGAAGGGGAGCCCCCTGCGTCGCCGCCTCTTCCAGTCCACCGTCAACGTGGGCTGGCGGCGCTTCGAGGTGCAGCAGCGCCGAGCGAGCTGGTCTCCTTCTCTCCTTCTCTGGCCGCTCCTCAGGCGCCTCGTGGCGGAGAAGGTGCTGGCGCGCATGGGCGGGCGCCTGCGGATCGCGGTGAGCGGCGGTGCCGCGTTGCCCGCGCCGGTGGCGCGCCTCTTCGTGGGGTTGGGGCTGCCGGTGCTTCAGGGTTACGGGCTGACCGAGACCAGCCCCGTGGTGAGCGTCAACACCCTCAACTTCAACGACCCGGCGAGTGTGGGCCCCCCGCTACCGGGGATCGAGCTGCGGCTCGGGGAAGACAGCGAATTGCTGGTGCGTGGTCCCGGCGTGATGCGGGGGTACTGGGGCGACGAGCAGGCCACCCGCCAGGTGCTCACCCGGGACCGTTGGCTCCACACGGGCGACAAGGTGGCCCTGCGGGAGGGTCGCATCTACATCACGGGCCGCCTGAAGGACATCCTCGTGCTCTCCAACGGGGAGAACGTGCCGCCCGTGGACATGGAGGTCGCCATCACCCTCGACGACCTCTTCGACCAGGCGATGGTGGTGGGGGAAGGGCGTGCCTTCCTCAGCGCGGTGCTGGTGCTGAACGCCGAGGAGTGGGGCAGGCTCGCGGAGAAGCTCGATCTCGACCCGGCCGCACCGGAGAGCCTCGAGGACCCGCGGGTCGCCAGCGCGGCGCAGGCCCGGGTGGACCGGCAGGTTCGGGGGTTCCCGGGCTACGCCAAGATCCGGCGCCTGGTCCTGTCGACCGAGGCCTGGACAGTGGACAACGGGCTGCTCACCCCCACGATGAAGGTGCGCCGCAGCCGGGTCGTGGAGAGGTTCCAGGAGCGCATCGACAAGGTCTACGAGGAAGGGCCAACCCGCGCGCGCCGGCGGGTGGCCTGA
- a CDS encoding DUF2939 domain-containing protein, with product MRYLFALVVLAALIFGGWPYYTYYRLDGALAARDDLAMAQLIDLDAVRQNAKAVSERRLQQQLPGQDPVSALVRDGARLVTRTVTPDATLDSVREMLRGPAAKADQPYPSLVGRTSFAFFESPTRFVARLGELSDPMTFVVMSFKDWRWRVTEVHASGS from the coding sequence ATGCGTTACCTGTTCGCACTGGTCGTTCTCGCCGCACTGATCTTCGGCGGCTGGCCTTATTACACCTACTATCGCCTGGATGGCGCCCTTGCCGCTCGTGATGATCTTGCGATGGCTCAATTGATCGACCTGGATGCCGTGCGCCAGAACGCCAAGGCGGTCAGCGAGCGCCGGCTGCAGCAGCAGCTGCCGGGTCAGGACCCGGTGAGCGCGCTCGTCCGCGACGGTGCCCGGCTCGTGACCCGGACCGTGACCCCCGACGCCACCCTGGACAGCGTGCGTGAGATGCTCCGGGGGCCGGCGGCGAAGGCCGATCAGCCCTACCCGTCCCTCGTTGGCCGCACCTCGTTCGCCTTCTTCGAGTCGCCCACGCGGTTCGTGGCACGCCTCGGGGAGTTGAGCGACCCCATGACCTTCGTGGTGATGAGCTTCAAGGATTGGCGCTGGCGCGTCACGGAGGTTCACGCCTCCGGGTCCTGA